A window of the Tenebrio molitor chromosome 1, icTenMoli1.1, whole genome shotgun sequence genome harbors these coding sequences:
- the LOC138138912 gene encoding odorant receptor 82a-like, protein MSVFPTTEELVVSWRFNGAHVCMVGVKFGRKMEKFSWRLAINPNIVVLKLLGLWPKGHEGYKFNLYTLYSLSMNAFVDGDNFFQTIYIFYIYSDLQALAAIVFLLFTDWLASIKAYYFFRNMNLLKELMVELESKEFQPNNHQRTLVQPMLKLWTFVYKAYWFSVGTTLLLLALFPIVDGSFRQYRLPFFAWYPFDTTISPFYEITYFYQMFSICFLAIVCLNVDTLNAALMVFIISQCDILCDNLKNLQTCKKSDYNSKLIVCVEHHQKILRYVKILLDRFGFCEKFPIF, encoded by the coding sequence atGTCCGTTTTTCCGACCACTGAAGAATTAGTCGTCAGTTGGCGGTTCAACGGCGCACATGTCTGTATGGTCGGTGTGAAATTTGGtagaaaaatggaaaagttCAGTTGGAGATTGGCAATAAACCCGAATATTGTCGTTCTGAAACTGTTGGGACTTTGGCCCAAAGGGCACGAAGGTTACAAGTTCAATTTGTACACGCTGTACTCGCTCTCGATGAACGCTTTCGTCGACGGAGACAATTTCTTCCAAACAATTTACATCTTCTACATCTATTCGGATCTGCAAGCTTTAGCAGCGATCGTTTTTCTGCTCTTCACCGACTGGCTGGCCTCTATCAAAGCCTACTACTTCTTTCGCAACATGAATCTGCTCAAAGAGCTCATGGTGGAATTGGAGAGCAAAGAGTTTCAACCGAACAACCATCAAAGAACTCTGGTCCAGCCGATGCTAAAACTGTGGACGTTTGTTTACAAGGCCTACTGGTTCTCGGTCGGGACCACTTTACTTCTTCTGGCGCTGTTTCCCATAGTAGATGGGTCGTTTCGTCAGTACCGCCTGCCATTCTTCGCTTGGTACCCCTTCGACACCACAATCTCCCCGTTTTAcgaaattacatatttctaCCAAATGTTCAGTATTTGTTTCCTCGCGATTGTCTGTCTAAACGTGGACACTTTGAACGCAGCTCTGATGGTCTTCATAATCTCGCAGTGTGACATTTTATGcgacaatttgaaaaatcttcaGACTTGCAAAAAAAGCGATTACAACAGTAAATTAATAGTGTGCGTAGAACACCACCAGAAAATCTTGAGGTATGTGAAAATATTGCTTGACCGATTTGGCTTTTGCGAAAAGTTCCCGATTTTTTAG
- the LOC138138945 gene encoding odorant receptor Or1-like, translating to MKKFNWKSTISTNVLFLKVTGLWPETGLYKLNKYTLYMIFVVILVNSHNFFLTANVVNAYQDLQALSAIIFTIFMKWLTSGKMIFFIRKSETLKHLITQLENEEFQPKNEPQVVMVQPLLKMWKMIYFVYWVPVFSTITFWTIFPILDGTVKDYRLPFSAWYPHDYKMSPLYEITYLYQVVCFWYLATLNVNMDTLIASLMMYIGTQCDISSDNLKNLKNDGDKDFAKKLLQFVEHHKKVLRFATECNNFFNEIVLGQFFTSAVSLAVAMFQVTVVEPFSTEYFSILTYVSAASVQIFLYCWFGQQVEARVSQKQL from the exons atgaaaaaattcaactgGAAATCTACGATAAGCACCAACGTTTTGTTCCTGAAAGTGACAGGACTGTGGCCTGAGACAGGACTGTACAAACTCAACAAGTACACACTGTACATGATCTTCGTGGTCATCCTCGTCAACAGTCACAATTTCTTTCTGACGGCGAACGTCGTCAACGCCTACCAAGACCTGCAAGCCCTGTCCGCCATAATTTTCACAATCTTCATGAAATGGTTGACATCCGGCAAAATGATCTTTTTCATCCGAAAGAGCGAGACGCTGAAACACCTGATAACGCAGCTTGAAAACGAAGAGTTTCAACCGAAGAACGAACCGCAAGTGGTGATGGTCCAACCGTTGTTGAAGATGtggaaaatgatttatttcgTGTATTGGGTCCCGGTTTTTTCGACCATCACGTTTTGGACAATCTTTCCGATCCTCGACGGTACTGTGAAAGACTACAGACTGCCGTTTTCGGCGTGGTACCCGCACGACTACAAGATGTCGCCGCTCTACGAAATCACTTATCTCTACCAAGTGGTTTGTTTCTGGTACTTGGCCACTCTTAACGTCAACATGGACACGCTGATCGCCTCTTTGATGATGTACATTGGTACGCAGTGTGACATCTCGAGCGACAATCTGAAAAATCTCAAAAACGACGGAGACAAAGATTTTGCCAAGAAACTGTTGCAGTTTGTCGAGCACCACAAGAAGGTTCTCAG ATTCGCCACAGAGTGCAACAATTTCTTTAACGAGATTGTCTTGGGGCAGTTCTTTACCAGCGCGGTGTCGCTGGCTGTAGCCATGTTTCAAGTCACTGTG GTGGAACCGTTCAGTACTGAATACTTTTCTATTTTGACCTACGTGAGCGCGGCTTctgtacaaatttttttgtactgcTGGTTTGGTCAACAGGTCGAAGCGAGGGTGAGTCAAAAGCAATTGTAA